The genomic interval TTTGTGCAACTCATTCAATATGCCGGCATTACATTAGCAAGAAAAATAGACAAACGATAAGGGGAGATTATTGATGAAAAAATGGATTATAATCATGATGGTCGTCCTAATATCTGTGCTAGTCGCATGTAGCGGCAGCAACAACAGTGAGAAGGCAGAAAAATCAAGTGATGACAATAATAATGGCGAGGATAAAGAGCAAACAGTAAGAGTTGCTGTCGTTGAATCACCTATGTTAGACGTTGTAGAAATTGCACAGGAAAATCTCGCCGAAGACAATATTGAAGTAGAGATTGTTGAAATGGGTGACTATATTCAACCAAACGAAGCGCTAGCAAACGAAGAGGTTGATGCGAACTTCTCACAACACGTCCCATTTATGAATCAGTTCAACCAAAACTCAGACGCTAATTTAACAGAGGTTCAGCCAATTTATTATGCTAATTTCGGCCTTTATGCACAAGAATACGCTAGCGTGGAAGAGTTTCCTGATGACGCAACGATTGGTATTGCAAATGATCCGTCTAACATTGACCGTTCCCTTCGCCTGTTAGCTTCACATAATTTAATTGAATTGAAAGAAACAGATAGCGGACAGTACAAATTAGAGGATATTAAAGAAAACTCACACAACTATAGTTTTGAACAAGCAGGTATTACTGCTTTAACTCGTTTGTATGAAGATTTTGATGGCGTTATCGTTAACCCGACACACGCTGGTAACTTAGATTTAACTCCGGCTGACGATGCGCTCATTACAGAAAAAGAAGATAATAAATTCGCAATTACATTAGTCGCGCGTGAAGATAATGCGGACTCAGAATTGATCCAACAGTTAGCTGACGCGATGACGAGCGAAGACGTTCGCAAGTTTTTAAATTCTCGTGAAGGCGAAGCTTCTATTCCGGCATTCTAAAAACCGAATGGTTCACCACCCCTGTGGCATATAGTATTGAAGCGCACCCCAGAAAGTTGTATTTGTCGCACAACTTTTGGGTGCGCTTCACTATAGTGATAGGTAAGACCTTGAAGTTATCGCTAGCTTCTCCCGCACTTCAATCGCACTTACGACTTTCACCACCTACAGCGTTCCAACTAAAGCCAATTTCATTTAATTATCAGCACTTCTTGTGGCTCAATTCTTCCATATCAATAAGTCGATGCTCCCTTGAAAGATAAACCGCTTTTATTCATACGAGAACCTTATTAACGTATTAGAAAATGCCTGATCTTTACCGAAATTGTGTGACCACGTTTCATTTGAGTCAGGAACGTTTTCCACCAATAGAAATAGTGACAGCGTCATTATAAAATTTATCATACATATTTTTGACGTTCGTCAATGAAAACAAAAGCTTATGGTTATGGTCATCAAAAATCACAAAATTCCCTGCAACACAAGACATGATATAGAAAATTTTCCAGACGATTCAACTCAAATATTCGCTTCATCATATATGAAATCCGGCTCAAATCCAAGATCGCGCAGCATCTG from Lentibacillus cibarius carries:
- a CDS encoding MetQ/NlpA family ABC transporter substrate-binding protein; the protein is MKKWIIIMMVVLISVLVACSGSNNSEKAEKSSDDNNNGEDKEQTVRVAVVESPMLDVVEIAQENLAEDNIEVEIVEMGDYIQPNEALANEEVDANFSQHVPFMNQFNQNSDANLTEVQPIYYANFGLYAQEYASVEEFPDDATIGIANDPSNIDRSLRLLASHNLIELKETDSGQYKLEDIKENSHNYSFEQAGITALTRLYEDFDGVIVNPTHAGNLDLTPADDALITEKEDNKFAITLVAREDNADSELIQQLADAMTSEDVRKFLNSREGEASIPAF